Proteins encoded by one window of Ramlibacter tataouinensis:
- a CDS encoding helix-turn-helix transcriptional regulator: MPVLTAEDTQATMAELGNRVRAWRARRGMTRKQLAHDSGLSERFLADVETGKGNVSIHSLQAAARALHITVLELFQDAPRPALSRLHDLLERLDDARLDQAHSLLAGAFGLGEEQGRERRIALIGLRGAGKSTLGAQLAADRGVPFVELDREIEREAGIGMNEILLLHGQAGFRRYERRALFRIAEEHPDGVIMTTGGSIVSERETFDLLQSRFYCVWLKASPEEHMSRVVAQGDMRPFDTTRGATSEALDDLRRILASRESLYARADAVVDTAARSVQQSFKDLERAVPAPAATALPTGNKARRPAKASTTPRIPKETASS, encoded by the coding sequence ATGCCCGTTCTCACTGCCGAAGATACCCAGGCCACCATGGCCGAACTGGGCAACCGCGTGCGCGCCTGGCGGGCGCGCCGGGGCATGACCCGCAAGCAGCTGGCCCATGATTCGGGCTTGTCCGAGCGCTTCCTGGCCGACGTGGAAACCGGCAAGGGCAACGTCTCCATCCATTCGCTGCAGGCCGCGGCGCGCGCGCTGCACATCACCGTGCTGGAGCTGTTCCAGGACGCGCCGCGACCGGCGCTCAGCAGGCTGCACGACCTGCTGGAGCGGCTGGACGACGCCCGGCTCGACCAGGCCCATTCGCTGCTGGCCGGCGCCTTCGGCCTGGGCGAGGAGCAGGGCCGGGAGCGTCGCATCGCGCTGATCGGCCTGCGCGGCGCCGGCAAGTCGACCCTGGGCGCCCAGCTGGCCGCCGACCGCGGCGTGCCTTTCGTCGAACTCGACCGCGAGATCGAGCGCGAGGCCGGCATCGGCATGAACGAGATTTTGCTGCTGCACGGCCAGGCGGGCTTCCGCCGCTACGAGCGGCGCGCGCTGTTCCGCATCGCCGAGGAGCACCCCGACGGCGTGATCATGACCACGGGCGGCAGCATCGTCAGCGAGCGCGAGACCTTCGACCTGCTGCAAAGCCGCTTCTACTGCGTCTGGCTCAAGGCCAGCCCCGAGGAGCACATGAGCCGGGTGGTGGCGCAAGGCGACATGCGCCCGTTCGACACCACCCGCGGCGCCACCAGCGAGGCGCTGGACGACCTGCGCCGCATCCTGGCCAGCCGCGAATCGCTGTACGCCCGTGCCGACGCGGTGGTCGATACCGCCGCGCGCAGCGTGCAGCAATCGTTCAAGGACCTCGAGCGGGCCGTGCCGGCACCCGCTGCGACGGCCCTCCCCACCGGCAACAAAGCGCGGCGGCCCGCCAAGGCCTCCACCACCCCCCGCATTCCCAAGGAGACCGCGTCATCATGA